TCACGGACAGAATTTCGCCCAGCACACCGTCCATAATGACTTCACGGATTTTCGTGTTATGCGGCGCGTAGCGGTAGTTGAAGGTTACCCGCAGATTCCGGCCGGTACGCTCAATGGCATCGAAGATGTCTTGGCATTTCTCCTCGTCAATGGTCATCGGCTTCTCGGAAATGACATCACAGCCCAGCTCCATCGCGCGGATGATGTACTTGTGATGCGTCCGGTCAATCGTAGTCACCAGCACGAAGTCGGGCCGGGTCTCGGTGATCATCCGGTCGAAGTCTTCAGCCTTATACGTAGGAACCTCATGATAATCGTATTTGCCCGTAAGCATATGATTGGCGAAATTCATCCGCGTCTGATTGACATCGCAGAAGGCCACCAGCTCGGAGGTTTCGTTGTAAGCGGTAACAATAGCACCATAGAAAAATTCAGCCCGGCCGCCAGTGCCGACAAGTGCATATTTCTTTTTGGACAAGGGGATCACTCCATTTACTTGGATTTGATTCTATTTTATAGTATAGAAAATGCAGAAAGTGAACGGTATTTAGTCTGTTTTGCTCAAAAGTGTGTATATCTTATCCTGGCAGGGGGCTTGGTGAAGGTGGAACCTATCTTTCAGATTGAGCAGCTGAGGCGCATCGGGCATTTCAATATGGACACCGACCATTTCCATGATTTCTACGAAATATATTATCTGCTGTCCGGGCAGCGGCACTATTATATCCGCAATGGAATGTACGCGCTGGAGGCCGGAGACCTCGTGTTTATTAACAAAAATCACCTTCACCGCACAACTGGTGGAAGCCATCTGCCACATGAGCGGGTACTGATCAGCTTCAATGATGCCTATCTGGAGCCGGTGGCACCCGGGGCAGATTGGATGAATGTGTTCGAAGGCGAGAGCTTCCTGCTGCGGCCCACGGCGCATGAACAAGGAGTCATTACAGATCTGCTTCAGGCGATGCAGGAGGAACAGAAGATGGGGCTGCGCTGGAGCACTGAATATACAAGGATGCTGCTGCTGCAACTGCTGATTACGCTGGAGCGGATAAGGAGGGCGAAGCCCGCCCTGGTCTCCCCGGAGCAGAGCGAGGGGCAGCGCCGGGTGTACAGCATTATCGAATATCTGGACAACCATTACAGCGAGCGGCTGAGTCTTGGGGGAGTTGCCGAGCGGTTCTTCATCAGCGCAACATATCTATGCCGGATTTTCAAGCAGACGACAGGCTTCACCATCATTGAATACCTGAACTATGTCCGCATCCGTGAGGCGAAAGTACTGCTCACACAGACGAAGTGGCCGATCACCCGGGTGGCGGCGGAGACGGGATTTGAGAGCATTGCGCATTTCGGGCGGGTGTTCAAGGCCATTACAAGGCGTTCCCCTCTCCAGTACCGCAAGCAGCACAGGGGATGACGATTACGGCTCCCATTCGCTGTTTTATTCGACAATAATGGTGGAGATGTTACATATTTTTCTATCTTTGACGCCGGAGTTGTCTTATAATAGTGAAGGTTTAAATACAAATATTGGGGTGTGTTATGACAATGAAATCAGGGGGCCTCTGGCTTGCTGCTGCCATGCTTGCCGTATCCGTAACCGGGTGTTCCTCGGACAAGGCGGGTCCCGCACCAGAAGACCTGGACAAGCTGAAGACAGAGATTAGTGAGCTGCAAAAGGAGAACAAATTCCTAAAAGAACAGAATGAGATGTTAAAGGAGAGCCTGGTAAAGCCTGTGACAGCGGAAGAGGAGGGCGGTACGGCTGAACTTCTAAATAACGGGAGCAGCCCCGCAGCGGCTGATTCCGGCGATGAACACAAGCTGATCGTAAAAGGTACGCCGCTGGTGATCGATGGAACCGGTGAGTATACCATCACCAAGACCTCTTTTGACAAGAAAATTATTCCGTCCAATCCGGGATCATTCTACACCTACTATGAAGCTAAGGAACCGGGTACAACTTATCTGGCGATCACTTTGAAAGTGAAGAACCTGGCAGGTGAGGCTATGGATGCAGAGGATGTAGCGGATGTGGAGGTTACCTACGACAACAAATACAAGTATAGTACCTTTGATACCATGGAAGAGAAGGGCGGGGAAGACTTCACCTATACCAGTCTGTCAGAGATCGAACCGCTGAAGAACGGCACGCTGGTGTTCCTGGCCGAGGTGCCTGATGAAGTGAAGTCCAGCGGCAAGCCGCTATATGCCGACTTCAGCATCGGGGGCAAAACCTACCGTTATACCATTGCGAAATAAGAGAAGAGCCTGTGCGGCCGCAGAATGAACTGTGGTTGGCGCAGGCTCTTTGTTGGTGTTAAGGGATTAGTCCTGACCGAAAAAGGACGGCAGATACTCCCTGTTCGCTTCCAGCATCTCATTCAGCATGGCGATGGCAACCTCCACGGAAGGGACAAGGGGGTGATGGGCCAGCGCCTGGATCGCCAGGCTGCGGTCACCAGTTACGGCGGCGTCGATGGCTAGCTGTTCATAGACTTTGACGGCATGAATCAGCCCCTTCGCCATCGGCGGAATCTGGGTCAGCGGGAGGGGGAGGGGGCCAGTCTTCGTGACGACACAGTTCACCTCGATACTGGCATCGTCCGGCAGGAAGTCTATGGTGCCCCGGTTTGCCACATTCAGCGTCTGAATGTCATTGGTGCCACTATAAAGCGAGCGCATCAGGTTCACGGCCGCTTCGGAATAAAAGGCTCCGCCGCGCTGCTCCAGCTGCTTCGGCTTCTCATCCAGCGCAAGGTCGCTGTAGATGGCGAACAGCTCCTCCTCCACACGCTTAACGACTTCGGCACGGTTCTTGCCTTGGGCGGCGGCTTCCTGCTGCTCCGCGAGCATCGCATCGGTCATGTAGAAGTACTTCAGATAATACGAAGGCAAGGCGTGCAGCGATTGCAGGAACTCGGGGTTCCATTCGCGTGCCGGAACATTCTTCGCGCTGTAGCCAGCGGTATCCTCCAGCATCTCCTGCAGCTTGTCTTCACCCTCCACATCAATGCGGGTAATCCAGTGCAGGTGGTTCAGGCCGACGAACTCGGCGTAGATCCGGTCAGGGGTCGCGCCATATTTGGCCGATACCTGCTTAATTAGGCCAATCGGGGCATTACAGAGACCGATGCTCTTCACCTTGGAGTACCGCAGCACGGCTTCGGTGACCATACCTGCGGGATTGGTGAAGTTGAGCAGCCAGGCGTCCGGTGCCAGCTCCTCGATATCCCGGCAGATGCCGAGAATGACCGGGATGGTGCGCAGCGCCTTCAGCATGCCGCCGGGACCGGTCGTCTCTTGGCCGATCACGCCGTATTTCAGCGGAATCGCTTCGTCGCGGGCGCGGGCATCCAGCATGCCAACGCGGATCTGCGTGCTGACGAAGTCCGCACCGGCAATGGCCTCGCGGCGGTCGGTGGTGAGATGGACCTCGATCGGCAGGCCGGACTTTTCCACCATACGCTTCGCCAGAGCGCCCACGATGTTCAGCTTATGCAGACCAGCCTCAATGTCTACGAGCCACAGCTCCCGGACCGGAAGCTCCTTATGATTGAGGATGAAGCCTTCTACCAGTTCGGGGGTATAGGAAGAACCTCCGCCGATGACGGCAATCTTAAGACCTTGGTTCGTTGTCACAATGAATCACTCCTGTCTGGTGGTAGTGGGAATAAGCTCGAACTCCCTGTAAGCACGCATCGTCTCATACATAGCCTGGCTGACGGTGATCCCGTCACTCTCCAGTGCCGACCAGAGAGCGCCGATCACAGGCTCGGTGGACAGTGTGACCACCGCCGCCTCCGGTGCCGCTTCGTGTACCGCCTGCTCGATCGGACCGCGAATCCAGCCGCGGTCGCCCCGGGTCAGCAGGCTTCCGGCCAGCACCACATTGAATTCATCGTTCTCCATACCGAGCCGATGAATGACGGCCGCCGCAGCCTTGCCAAGCTCCACGCCTTGGCGGTTCAGGATCGCCAGAGCGGCGGCATCGCCCTCAGCCGCTGCCGGGAAGAGCAGGCGGGCCGCATCAAGCGGTACCTGCTTCCCGTGATCCAGGAAGTCATCGTACATGTCTTCCACCTGCTCATAGCCGAGCAGCCTGAGGAGCGGCTCCGTCAGCAGCGTGGGGGCCTCGCGGCCGTCCCAGGCCCGGATCACTGTGCGGAACACCTCGATGTTCAGCGCGCCGCCGCCGCCGAAATCGCCGTACATATAATCGAAGCCGCCGCACTGGAAGTGGCGGCCTTGCGCATTACGGCCCGCCGCATTGGTGCCGGTGCCGCAGATCAGGGCTACGCCGTAGGAGCGGTCCGTCCCCGCCCGCAGGCCGATCATCGTATCGCCGCTGATCGTGTACTGTGTGAATCCGATCCGGCGGATCATCGGATGAAGAGTATTATAATCGGTCTGGCGGTCCGCCCCGGCCAGACCGAGGTAGGCATGGCGGAGATGCTCCAGCCGGAGCCCGGCTTCGGCCAGCGCGCCGAAGGCTGCTTCGCGGATGCTTGCTTCTGCCTGCTGCACGCTGGTCTGGTGATTGCCGTTGCCGCTCCGGCCCTTGCCGAGGATGCGGCCTTGTTCATCGCATATGAGGGCGTAGGTTTTGCTGCCGCCCCCGTCGATTCCCATATAATAAGCCATTGATTTGTCACTCCTAGAGTTTTGTCTTCGTGGATTCCCGCACAATAAGCTCCGGATCGATCCGGATAGCAGAGCCGCGCTTCATCTCCCCGCTGATCCGGCGCAGCAGCATGTCAGCGGCGGCGACTCCGATCTTGTCCGCCGGCTGGCGCACAGTGGTCAGATGCGGGTGGAGCTGGGAGGCGATATAGTGGTCGTCGTAGCCGACTACAGCAACCTCCTCCGGCACCTTCACTCCCGCCTCCATCAGCGCATTGATCACCCCGAGGGCGATATTGTCATCTCCGGCGAATACGGCCCCCGGCAGCTTACCCTCCGCAAGCCAGCGCTGCACTGTATCGTAGCCCATGGCGATCTCGAATTCACCGGGCACGATCTCGAACGGGGCGAGGTCCTGCTCCTGCAGCGCTTGCAGGAAGCCCGCGCGCCGCTCCCGCGTACTGCGGAACATCTCCTGCCCGCAGAGATGGGCAATGGAGGTATGCCCCAGCTCAAGCAGGTGGCTGGCTGCGGCATACCCGCCTTTGAAGTTGTCGATGGTAATGGAATAGCTGTCATTCTCCGGCAGCTGGTTGTCAATCAGCACATAGGGAATGCTCCGCCGCTTCAGCTCGACAATATAATTGTCCTCTTTGATCGGGGAGAGCAGGATGAGGCCGTCCACCCGGTCTTCCTGAATAAGGTAGTGGCTCTCGCCGGAGCCAATGCCATCATGCACAGAGATGGCCAGATAATATCCGTGCAGGGCGAGCGTCTCATTCAGCTCCTTGACCACAGCATCGAAGAAGGAATCCTGCAGGGTCGTTACAATCAGGCCGAGGATGCCGGTCTTGCCGCTGGCCAGACTGCGGGCTGCTGCATTCGGGCGATAATCCAGCTCCTTGATTGCGTCGAGCACCTTCTGGCGGTTGTTCTCCCGCACAGACGTTGCTCCGTTTAATACCCGCGATACGGTGACCACGGACAGCCCTGATTTTTTGGCTACATCAAAAATACTTACTTTCATCTCAAGCGCTCCTTGCGGCAGATTTGCGGGTGCTGATATTGGTTCTCCAGTAAACAGGCAATGCAAGGGTTCAATCTTGATCCTAATATTAGCCCAACGAGCTTCTCAAAAGTATGAGCGCTTTAACTTTAAGGACAAATCAAAGCGGTGAAAAGGGAATTGAATGTAGATAATGGTCCTATTCAAAATGTTGGATCTGACGCTGTATGAGTTTAAAAATATTATGTCTAAATAATTAAATTAAACCGCTTAAACTTAATGCCCGGCTGTTGACCTTATCATAGTGGATGATCAGGAAATAATCAACAGTTCGTTAAGGCTTATAGTGGCGGAGTTTCGAAAAAACCAACCCTCATCCCAAAAAAACCAAAAAACCGTCCGGCACGCCGGACGGTCCTTGCACCCCTATTAGCCGTTGCGCGGCTTAATTCAGTTCCACTGATGATCGCCGGACAGATACTTCTCCGTCAGTACCGACAGCAGCTCGATCCCGACCTGATTCTGTCCGCCTTCCGGGATGATCAGGTCCGCGTATTTCTTGGAGGGCTCGATGAAGGCCTCGTGCATCGGCTTCACCGTGGTCAGATACTGCGTATGGATCGAACGGATGGTCCGCCCGCGTTCCTCGATATCCCGCAGCACCCGGCGCAGGATACGCACATCGGGATCGGTGTCCACGAACACCTTGATGTTGAGCTGCTCGCGCAGCTTCTCATCGGACAGCACATGCAGCCCTTCGAGAATGACGATATTATTCGGGGCAAGCTCCACGGTCTTCTCGGTTGAACGGGCATGAACCGTGAAGTCATACACGGGAGCGAAGGCGGCTTGGCCCGCTTTGAGACAATCCAGATGCTCGATCAGCAGTTCCGTGTCAAAGGCCAGCGGGTGGTCGTAGTTAATTGCACCGCGTTCAGCCATGCTGAGGTAAGAATGGTCTTTATAGTAGTTATCCTGGGATATGAATGTTACTTTGTCAGAGCCAAGACGGTCAATCACGGAGCGCGCTACCGTTGTCTTGCCGGAGCCGGTCCCGCCGGCGATACCAATAATAAGCATGGTGAATTTATAAACCTCCCTAAGCAATTGCCTTTGCAATTCCAATATTGTAGCACAGCGGTCAACTTATTTCACCTTGCTGGAGAGGAATATCATGTGAACATTCTAATAATTCGGTTATTTTGTAGAGGAATGATATAATTTCAACGATTCATTCAGTTCGGGTGCTACGGAGAAGGGGGCTAGGAGAACAAAATGAACGAGGAGAATGCTTTAATGGAGGCGTTCGGCAGGACGCAGGTGCAGCTTGCAGGCCATGGCGGACGGGACGCAGCCGTACTCAAGAAAGCGCTGGCTAGTGTAGAGGACAGTCTCGCTGCGGACATGTACGGGACAGGAACGGTGATTGAGGAGTTCCAGGCGGAGATGGCGGAGACGCTGGGCAAAGAATGCAGCGTGTTCTTCCCCAGCGGCACGATGGCCCAGCAGATTGCCCTGCGGATCTGGAGTGACCGGGAGGGCAGCAAAAAGGTCGCTTATCATCCGTTATGCCACCTGGAGATTCATGAGCAGGACGGCCTGAAGGAGCTGCATCATCTGGAGCCGCTGCTGCTGGGCAGTGCAGACCGTCTGATTACCCTGGAGGATGTGAAGGGGATGGGACCGGGGGTTGCCTGTCTGCTGCTGGAGCTGCCGCAGCGCGAGATCGGCGGACAGCTGCCGGAGTATGCCGAGCTGGAAGCGATATCGGCGTATTGCCGGGAGCAGGGAATTAAGCTCCACCTGGACGGGGCGCGGCTGTTCGAGGTGCTGCCTTA
This genomic interval from Paenibacillus sp. FSL H8-0332 contains the following:
- a CDS encoding AraC family transcriptional regulator, giving the protein MEPIFQIEQLRRIGHFNMDTDHFHDFYEIYYLLSGQRHYYIRNGMYALEAGDLVFINKNHLHRTTGGSHLPHERVLISFNDAYLEPVAPGADWMNVFEGESFLLRPTAHEQGVITDLLQAMQEEQKMGLRWSTEYTRMLLLQLLITLERIRRAKPALVSPEQSEGQRRVYSIIEYLDNHYSERLSLGGVAERFFISATYLCRIFKQTTGFTIIEYLNYVRIREAKVLLTQTKWPITRVAAETGFESIAHFGRVFKAITRRSPLQYRKQHRG
- a CDS encoding bZIP transcription factor; the protein is MTMKSGGLWLAAAMLAVSVTGCSSDKAGPAPEDLDKLKTEISELQKENKFLKEQNEMLKESLVKPVTAEEEGGTAELLNNGSSPAAADSGDEHKLIVKGTPLVIDGTGEYTITKTSFDKKIIPSNPGSFYTYYEAKEPGTTYLAITLKVKNLAGEAMDAEDVADVEVTYDNKYKYSTFDTMEEKGGEDFTYTSLSEIEPLKNGTLVFLAEVPDEVKSSGKPLYADFSIGGKTYRYTIAK
- a CDS encoding 6-phospho-beta-glucosidase; translation: MTTNQGLKIAVIGGGSSYTPELVEGFILNHKELPVRELWLVDIEAGLHKLNIVGALAKRMVEKSGLPIEVHLTTDRREAIAGADFVSTQIRVGMLDARARDEAIPLKYGVIGQETTGPGGMLKALRTIPVILGICRDIEELAPDAWLLNFTNPAGMVTEAVLRYSKVKSIGLCNAPIGLIKQVSAKYGATPDRIYAEFVGLNHLHWITRIDVEGEDKLQEMLEDTAGYSAKNVPAREWNPEFLQSLHALPSYYLKYFYMTDAMLAEQQEAAAQGKNRAEVVKRVEEELFAIYSDLALDEKPKQLEQRGGAFYSEAAVNLMRSLYSGTNDIQTLNVANRGTIDFLPDDASIEVNCVVTKTGPLPLPLTQIPPMAKGLIHAVKVYEQLAIDAAVTGDRSLAIQALAHHPLVPSVEVAIAMLNEMLEANREYLPSFFGQD
- a CDS encoding BadF/BadG/BcrA/BcrD ATPase family protein; translation: MAYYMGIDGGGSKTYALICDEQGRILGKGRSGNGNHQTSVQQAEASIREAAFGALAEAGLRLEHLRHAYLGLAGADRQTDYNTLHPMIRRIGFTQYTISGDTMIGLRAGTDRSYGVALICGTGTNAAGRNAQGRHFQCGGFDYMYGDFGGGGALNIEVFRTVIRAWDGREAPTLLTEPLLRLLGYEQVEDMYDDFLDHGKQVPLDAARLLFPAAAEGDAAALAILNRQGVELGKAAAAVIHRLGMENDEFNVVLAGSLLTRGDRGWIRGPIEQAVHEAAPEAAVVTLSTEPVIGALWSALESDGITVSQAMYETMRAYREFELIPTTTRQE
- a CDS encoding LacI family DNA-binding transcriptional regulator, which codes for MKVSIFDVAKKSGLSVVTVSRVLNGATSVRENNRQKVLDAIKELDYRPNAAARSLASGKTGILGLIVTTLQDSFFDAVVKELNETLALHGYYLAISVHDGIGSGESHYLIQEDRVDGLILLSPIKEDNYIVELKRRSIPYVLIDNQLPENDSYSITIDNFKGGYAAASHLLELGHTSIAHLCGQEMFRSTRERRAGFLQALQEQDLAPFEIVPGEFEIAMGYDTVQRWLAEGKLPGAVFAGDDNIALGVINALMEAGVKVPEEVAVVGYDDHYIASQLHPHLTTVRQPADKIGVAAADMLLRRISGEMKRGSAIRIDPELIVRESTKTKL
- the udk gene encoding uridine kinase, yielding MLIIGIAGGTGSGKTTVARSVIDRLGSDKVTFISQDNYYKDHSYLSMAERGAINYDHPLAFDTELLIEHLDCLKAGQAAFAPVYDFTVHARSTEKTVELAPNNIVILEGLHVLSDEKLREQLNIKVFVDTDPDVRILRRVLRDIEERGRTIRSIHTQYLTTVKPMHEAFIEPSKKYADLIIPEGGQNQVGIELLSVLTEKYLSGDHQWN
- a CDS encoding beta-eliminating lyase-related protein, with product MNEENALMEAFGRTQVQLAGHGGRDAAVLKKALASVEDSLAADMYGTGTVIEEFQAEMAETLGKECSVFFPSGTMAQQIALRIWSDREGSKKVAYHPLCHLEIHEQDGLKELHHLEPLLLGSADRLITLEDVKGMGPGVACLLLELPQREIGGQLPEYAELEAISAYCREQGIKLHLDGARLFEVLPYYGKTAAEVCALFDSVYVSFYKGIGGIAGAILAGSREFTETSKIWKRRHGGDLISLYPYIVPAWYYYQQRIGRMSEYYEQAKELAALFNSCDKVSTLPEVPVSNMFHIHFALPLEQLAPVLIGIYNETGIGLTPRLKPTGGNSCYYETNIGDVYGGVSKPALREAFRLLDERLKQL